In Chryseobacterium geocarposphaerae, the following are encoded in one genomic region:
- a CDS encoding FAD-binding oxidoreductase: MKPNFVQKVTNWGNFPVVEKEMKSDDSFDKIKDFILTHNEVIARGNGRCYGDASLGESIFSTKKLNKFISFDRLNGIIECESGVLLSEVLEISVPQGYFLYVTPGTKFVSVGGAIASDVHGKNHHAEGCFSEYVIEFKLMIENGEIITCSREENSEKFWATIGGMGLTGIILSAKFKLKNIESAYIRQESIKADNLDEIFKLFEESENWTYNVAWIDCLQTGKNIGKSILMRGEHAFPHELPQNLKEKPLRLKKKFEPTVPFYFPGFVLNKFTVKVFNLLYFKKQTKKEIKNIVDYETFFYPLDVVNDWNKIYGKSGFIQYQMVIPKEKGKEGMKKILETISRSGNGSFLAVLKLFGKNNPEAYNSFPMEGYTLALDFRVNSKLKMLIGKLDDIVQEFGGRIYLTKDSMSKSSLTNYLRNIQNSKFVSLQHKRIINNNQGS; the protein is encoded by the coding sequence ATGAAGCCGAATTTCGTACAAAAGGTTACAAACTGGGGAAACTTTCCGGTAGTGGAAAAAGAGATGAAATCGGACGATAGTTTTGATAAAATCAAAGATTTTATCCTGACTCATAATGAAGTAATAGCAAGAGGAAACGGGAGATGCTATGGAGATGCATCACTGGGAGAAAGTATTTTTTCAACAAAAAAATTAAATAAATTCATCAGTTTTGACCGTCTGAATGGAATTATCGAATGCGAATCAGGAGTTTTACTTTCAGAAGTATTGGAAATTTCAGTTCCACAGGGATATTTTTTATATGTAACTCCCGGAACCAAATTCGTTTCTGTTGGTGGAGCAATCGCGTCTGATGTTCATGGAAAAAATCATCATGCAGAAGGCTGCTTTTCGGAATATGTGATAGAGTTTAAATTAATGATTGAAAATGGAGAGATCATTACATGTTCCAGAGAAGAAAACTCAGAAAAATTTTGGGCAACCATCGGAGGAATGGGACTTACAGGAATTATTCTTTCCGCTAAATTTAAACTTAAAAATATAGAATCTGCCTATATCCGTCAGGAAAGTATTAAAGCAGACAACCTGGATGAGATCTTCAAATTATTTGAAGAAAGTGAAAACTGGACTTACAATGTGGCCTGGATTGACTGTCTGCAGACAGGGAAAAATATCGGAAAAAGTATTTTAATGCGAGGTGAACATGCTTTTCCGCATGAGCTTCCGCAAAACTTAAAAGAAAAACCTTTACGGTTAAAGAAAAAGTTTGAACCTACTGTTCCGTTTTATTTTCCCGGTTTTGTTCTAAATAAATTTACGGTTAAGGTTTTTAATCTGTTATACTTTAAAAAGCAGACAAAAAAAGAAATTAAAAACATTGTTGATTATGAAACATTTTTTTATCCGTTAGATGTAGTCAATGATTGGAATAAAATCTATGGTAAGTCAGGATTCATTCAGTATCAAATGGTTATTCCTAAAGAAAAAGGAAAAGAAGGAATGAAAAAAATTCTTGAAACCATTTCCAGAAGTGGAAACGGTTCGTTTTTGGCGGTTTTGAAGCTTTTTGGGAAAAATAATCCGGAAGCTTACAACTCTTTTCCGATGGAAGGCTATACTTTGGCACTGGATTTCCGGGTGAATTCAAAACTTAAAATGTTAATCGGAAAGCTGGACGATATCGTTCAGGAATTTGGGGGCAGAATTTATCTTACTAAAGACAGTATGAGCAAATCATCTCTGACCAATTATCTTAGAAATATTCAGAATTCAAAATTTGTGTCTCTGCAGCATAAGAGAATCATTAATAATAATCAAGGCTCATGA